A window of Argopecten irradians isolate NY chromosome 14, Ai_NY, whole genome shotgun sequence contains these coding sequences:
- the LOC138306966 gene encoding arylacetamide deacetylase-like isoform X2: MDVQKLHLHNNKMKGHASVQLLKRALVEIRLSGASKMAGISRNTYLLWGGILVTMALYLHTPFPNEAAEPWKQRITSASVRIINDLSALGQLLGIASSVNISRVLSENIKHLNTASLKPEILQKVQISEDTFDGVPVRVYKPTGANGPLPGIVHIHGGGWALLSVDAYHAFTVELALKTEAIVASVEYRLSPEHLFPIPLDDCVTATKYIIQNGEKLGIDSDRVAVMGDSAGGNLAMAVSLRMRSETHIPKLKVQALLYPALQAMDFNTPSYQQYSQRLRKCPSFATKEILVRYWQLYAFGHDGYTSDFYVNNHTTLALKSSKYADYVNQNHLPAKYHFKENDSSKKMENGNVASKIENIITNPYFAPLMASDDELRALPKTYIMTAEYDCLRDDGWILADRLKTLKLSCEHDHYDGYEHGFALMLHYDVHGKFMDNVVQYFRKNL; this comes from the exons ATGGACGTACAAAAACTCCATctacataacaacaaaatgaaAG GTCACGCAAGCGTGCAGCTCTTAAAGAGGGCGTTGGTGGAAATTCGACTGTCCGGAGCGTCCAAGATGGCTGGAATCAGTCGAAACACGTACCTGTTATGGGGAGGAATTCTCGTTACCATGGCACTGTATCTCCACACCCCTTTTCCAAACGAGGCTGCGGAACCTTGGAAACAGCGGATAACGTCAGCGTCTGTTCGAATCATCAATGATTTG AGTGCTCTTGGCCAGCTTCTTGGTATAGCGTCCTCCGTCAACATATCACGTGTTCTTTCTGAGAACATCAAACATCTCAATACTGCTTCTCTGAAACCGGAAATACTCCAGAAAGTTCAG atatcGGAAGACACTTTTGACGGAGTCCCTGTTCGAGTGTACAAACCAACAGGAGCGAATGGACCACTTCCGGGTATCGTGCATATCCATGGCGGGGGATGGGCGCTCCTCAGTGTTG ATGCGTACCATGCGTTTACTGTAGAACTTGCTTTGAAGACAGAGGCTATCGTTGCTTCCGTTGA GTATAGACTGTCCCCCGAACATCTGTTTCCGATCCCGCTTGATGACTGTGTCACCGCCACCAAGTACATCATACAGAACGGGGAGAAGCTCGGTATCGACAGTGATAGAGTAGCAGTGATGG GTGACAGCGCCGGCGGAAATCTAGCCATGGCCGTATCGCTTAGAATGAGATCAGAAACACACATACCAAAACTAAAAGTCCAAGCCCTTCTCTACCCCGCACTGCAAGCAATGGATTTCAACACGCCGTCATACCAGCAATACAGTCAAAGACTGAGAAAATGTCCCTCATTCGCCACCAAAGAAATCCTAGTTCGTTACTGGCAGCTGTACGCCTTCGGACACGACGGATACACCTCGGATTTTTACGTAAACAACCACACAACGTTAGCTCTGAAGAGTTCCAAGTATGCTGATTACGTCAATCAAAACCACCTTCCGGCAAAGTATCACTTTAAAGAAAACGATTCATCAAAGAAAATGGAAAACGGAAACGTCGCCAGCAAAATCGAAAACATCATCACTAATCCCTACTTTGCCCCCTTAATGGCCTCTGATGACGAGTTGCGGGCCTTGCCAAAAACTTACATCATGACGGCGGAATACGATTGTCTTCGAGATGACGGTTGGATTCTTGCCGACCGGCTGAAAACATTAAAACTTAGTTGTGAACATGATCATTATGATGGATACGAGCATGGGTTTGCTTTAATGCTTCATTATGACGTTCATGGGAAATTTATGGATAATGTAGTTCAATATTTCCGTAAAAACCTGTAA
- the LOC138306966 gene encoding arylacetamide deacetylase-like isoform X1, translated as MSEEGIMERTIHMINILSICHASVQLLKRALVEIRLSGASKMAGISRNTYLLWGGILVTMALYLHTPFPNEAAEPWKQRITSASVRIINDLSALGQLLGIASSVNISRVLSENIKHLNTASLKPEILQKVQISEDTFDGVPVRVYKPTGANGPLPGIVHIHGGGWALLSVDAYHAFTVELALKTEAIVASVEYRLSPEHLFPIPLDDCVTATKYIIQNGEKLGIDSDRVAVMGDSAGGNLAMAVSLRMRSETHIPKLKVQALLYPALQAMDFNTPSYQQYSQRLRKCPSFATKEILVRYWQLYAFGHDGYTSDFYVNNHTTLALKSSKYADYVNQNHLPAKYHFKENDSSKKMENGNVASKIENIITNPYFAPLMASDDELRALPKTYIMTAEYDCLRDDGWILADRLKTLKLSCEHDHYDGYEHGFALMLHYDVHGKFMDNVVQYFRKNL; from the exons ATGTCAGAAGAAGGAATCATGGAGCGGACCATACACATGATCAACATATTGTCCATCT GTCACGCAAGCGTGCAGCTCTTAAAGAGGGCGTTGGTGGAAATTCGACTGTCCGGAGCGTCCAAGATGGCTGGAATCAGTCGAAACACGTACCTGTTATGGGGAGGAATTCTCGTTACCATGGCACTGTATCTCCACACCCCTTTTCCAAACGAGGCTGCGGAACCTTGGAAACAGCGGATAACGTCAGCGTCTGTTCGAATCATCAATGATTTG AGTGCTCTTGGCCAGCTTCTTGGTATAGCGTCCTCCGTCAACATATCACGTGTTCTTTCTGAGAACATCAAACATCTCAATACTGCTTCTCTGAAACCGGAAATACTCCAGAAAGTTCAG atatcGGAAGACACTTTTGACGGAGTCCCTGTTCGAGTGTACAAACCAACAGGAGCGAATGGACCACTTCCGGGTATCGTGCATATCCATGGCGGGGGATGGGCGCTCCTCAGTGTTG ATGCGTACCATGCGTTTACTGTAGAACTTGCTTTGAAGACAGAGGCTATCGTTGCTTCCGTTGA GTATAGACTGTCCCCCGAACATCTGTTTCCGATCCCGCTTGATGACTGTGTCACCGCCACCAAGTACATCATACAGAACGGGGAGAAGCTCGGTATCGACAGTGATAGAGTAGCAGTGATGG GTGACAGCGCCGGCGGAAATCTAGCCATGGCCGTATCGCTTAGAATGAGATCAGAAACACACATACCAAAACTAAAAGTCCAAGCCCTTCTCTACCCCGCACTGCAAGCAATGGATTTCAACACGCCGTCATACCAGCAATACAGTCAAAGACTGAGAAAATGTCCCTCATTCGCCACCAAAGAAATCCTAGTTCGTTACTGGCAGCTGTACGCCTTCGGACACGACGGATACACCTCGGATTTTTACGTAAACAACCACACAACGTTAGCTCTGAAGAGTTCCAAGTATGCTGATTACGTCAATCAAAACCACCTTCCGGCAAAGTATCACTTTAAAGAAAACGATTCATCAAAGAAAATGGAAAACGGAAACGTCGCCAGCAAAATCGAAAACATCATCACTAATCCCTACTTTGCCCCCTTAATGGCCTCTGATGACGAGTTGCGGGCCTTGCCAAAAACTTACATCATGACGGCGGAATACGATTGTCTTCGAGATGACGGTTGGATTCTTGCCGACCGGCTGAAAACATTAAAACTTAGTTGTGAACATGATCATTATGATGGATACGAGCATGGGTTTGCTTTAATGCTTCATTATGACGTTCATGGGAAATTTATGGATAATGTAGTTCAATATTTCCGTAAAAACCTGTAA
- the LOC138306966 gene encoding arylacetamide deacetylase-like isoform X3 produces MAGISRNTYLLWGGILVTMALYLHTPFPNEAAEPWKQRITSASVRIINDLSALGQLLGIASSVNISRVLSENIKHLNTASLKPEILQKVQISEDTFDGVPVRVYKPTGANGPLPGIVHIHGGGWALLSVDAYHAFTVELALKTEAIVASVEYRLSPEHLFPIPLDDCVTATKYIIQNGEKLGIDSDRVAVMGDSAGGNLAMAVSLRMRSETHIPKLKVQALLYPALQAMDFNTPSYQQYSQRLRKCPSFATKEILVRYWQLYAFGHDGYTSDFYVNNHTTLALKSSKYADYVNQNHLPAKYHFKENDSSKKMENGNVASKIENIITNPYFAPLMASDDELRALPKTYIMTAEYDCLRDDGWILADRLKTLKLSCEHDHYDGYEHGFALMLHYDVHGKFMDNVVQYFRKNL; encoded by the exons ATGGCTGGAATCAGTCGAAACACGTACCTGTTATGGGGAGGAATTCTCGTTACCATGGCACTGTATCTCCACACCCCTTTTCCAAACGAGGCTGCGGAACCTTGGAAACAGCGGATAACGTCAGCGTCTGTTCGAATCATCAATGATTTG AGTGCTCTTGGCCAGCTTCTTGGTATAGCGTCCTCCGTCAACATATCACGTGTTCTTTCTGAGAACATCAAACATCTCAATACTGCTTCTCTGAAACCGGAAATACTCCAGAAAGTTCAG atatcGGAAGACACTTTTGACGGAGTCCCTGTTCGAGTGTACAAACCAACAGGAGCGAATGGACCACTTCCGGGTATCGTGCATATCCATGGCGGGGGATGGGCGCTCCTCAGTGTTG ATGCGTACCATGCGTTTACTGTAGAACTTGCTTTGAAGACAGAGGCTATCGTTGCTTCCGTTGA GTATAGACTGTCCCCCGAACATCTGTTTCCGATCCCGCTTGATGACTGTGTCACCGCCACCAAGTACATCATACAGAACGGGGAGAAGCTCGGTATCGACAGTGATAGAGTAGCAGTGATGG GTGACAGCGCCGGCGGAAATCTAGCCATGGCCGTATCGCTTAGAATGAGATCAGAAACACACATACCAAAACTAAAAGTCCAAGCCCTTCTCTACCCCGCACTGCAAGCAATGGATTTCAACACGCCGTCATACCAGCAATACAGTCAAAGACTGAGAAAATGTCCCTCATTCGCCACCAAAGAAATCCTAGTTCGTTACTGGCAGCTGTACGCCTTCGGACACGACGGATACACCTCGGATTTTTACGTAAACAACCACACAACGTTAGCTCTGAAGAGTTCCAAGTATGCTGATTACGTCAATCAAAACCACCTTCCGGCAAAGTATCACTTTAAAGAAAACGATTCATCAAAGAAAATGGAAAACGGAAACGTCGCCAGCAAAATCGAAAACATCATCACTAATCCCTACTTTGCCCCCTTAATGGCCTCTGATGACGAGTTGCGGGCCTTGCCAAAAACTTACATCATGACGGCGGAATACGATTGTCTTCGAGATGACGGTTGGATTCTTGCCGACCGGCTGAAAACATTAAAACTTAGTTGTGAACATGATCATTATGATGGATACGAGCATGGGTTTGCTTTAATGCTTCATTATGACGTTCATGGGAAATTTATGGATAATGTAGTTCAATATTTCCGTAAAAACCTGTAA